A window from Pseudooceanicola algae encodes these proteins:
- a CDS encoding protein adenylyltransferase SelO produces the protein MDQTLTASATNPLSIPFDNSYAALPEGFFARSAPRAASAPRLLAFNAGLAADLGITGTGDPDALAQAFSGNALPDGADPLAQAYAGHQFGGFSPQLGDGRALLIGEVMGRHGQRLDVQLKGSGRTVFSRNGDGLAAIGPVLREYLVAEAMQALGVPTTRALAAVATGDRVQRETAQPGAVLTRVASSHLRVGTFEFFAARQDKARLQVLLDYAIARHDPDADSPLAFLKGVIARQAKLVAHWTAVGFIHGVMNTDNTTISGETIDYGPCAFLDGYHPATVYSSIDRQGRYAYDNQREVLPWNMAQLASALLSLEPDTQAGIAAYTEAVNAMPALIDAAWLRHFGAKIGLAEPTEADRPMIEGLLTLMANQEADFTNTFRGLSDGTAGATFTDPAPFHDWETTWRARLAQETDPEARMLATNPAVIPRNHRVDHALKAAAEGDMAPFETLMRVLATPFTLSDANAAFAQPPRLEEEIEATFCGT, from the coding sequence ATGGACCAGACACTTACCGCCTCGGCGACCAACCCGCTGTCGATTCCCTTCGACAATTCCTATGCTGCCCTGCCAGAGGGGTTCTTTGCGCGCAGTGCGCCCCGTGCGGCTTCGGCGCCCCGGCTGCTGGCCTTCAATGCAGGGCTGGCCGCGGATCTGGGCATCACCGGCACCGGTGACCCGGACGCGCTGGCCCAGGCCTTCAGCGGCAATGCCCTGCCTGATGGCGCCGATCCGCTGGCGCAGGCCTATGCCGGGCACCAGTTCGGCGGCTTTTCCCCGCAACTTGGCGACGGGCGTGCCCTGCTGATCGGAGAGGTCATGGGACGGCATGGCCAGCGCCTCGATGTGCAGCTCAAGGGCTCCGGCCGCACGGTGTTTTCGCGTAATGGCGACGGGTTGGCGGCGATCGGGCCGGTGCTGCGCGAATATCTGGTGGCCGAGGCGATGCAGGCGCTTGGCGTGCCCACGACCCGCGCATTGGCCGCGGTGGCAACAGGAGACCGTGTACAGCGCGAGACGGCCCAGCCCGGCGCGGTGCTGACCCGGGTCGCGTCGTCGCACCTGCGGGTCGGTACCTTCGAATTCTTCGCCGCGCGTCAGGACAAGGCGCGTCTGCAGGTCCTGCTGGATTACGCCATCGCGCGCCACGATCCTGATGCGGACAGCCCGCTCGCCTTCCTGAAGGGCGTGATCGCGCGGCAGGCGAAACTGGTCGCCCATTGGACGGCCGTCGGGTTTATTCACGGGGTGATGAATACCGACAACACCACGATTTCCGGCGAGACCATCGACTATGGTCCTTGCGCCTTTCTGGATGGGTATCACCCTGCGACGGTCTATTCCTCGATCGACCGGCAGGGGCGCTATGCCTATGACAACCAGCGCGAGGTCCTGCCCTGGAACATGGCGCAGCTTGCCTCGGCCTTGCTGAGCCTCGAGCCGGATACCCAGGCCGGGATCGCGGCCTATACCGAGGCGGTGAATGCCATGCCCGCGCTGATCGATGCCGCCTGGCTGCGCCACTTCGGCGCCAAGATCGGATTGGCAGAGCCGACCGAGGCGGACCGTCCGATGATCGAGGGCCTGCTGACCCTGATGGCCAATCAGGAGGCGGATTTCACCAATACCTTCCGGGGCTTGTCAGACGGCACAGCGGGCGCGACCTTTACCGACCCTGCTCCCTTCCACGACTGGGAAACGACTTGGCGTGCGCGGTTGGCGCAAGAAACCGACCCGGAGGCGCGGATGCTTGCCACCAACCCGGCCGTGATCCCGCGCAACCACCGCGTCGATCACGCGTTGAAGGCTGCGGCAGAGGGCGACATGGCACCATTCGAGACCCTGATGCGGGTCCTCGCGACGCCGTTCACACTTTCGGACGCCAACGCAGCCTTCGCCCAGCCTCCGCGCCTCGAAGAAGAGATCGAGGCGACTTTCTGTGGCACCTGA
- a CDS encoding endonuclease/exonuclease/phosphatase family protein translates to MSQTHLRIATYNLQKCVGLDLRRNPRRTLEVLEDTEADIVVLQEADKRLAPRPTALPHDMIAAEGWEILPFGVPGGSIGWHGNAMLMRPGVTVIETSKLDLPGIEPRGAIRADLDTAIGRLRIVGVHLGLVPRSRRQQCAAIRRMLERLPPCPTLIAGDFNEWGPGHDLDAELHPVQLLPGVASYPAIRPVAALDRFGVTADLDAGPVRPHLAQPARIASDHLPVTVDLTATRPG, encoded by the coding sequence ATGAGCCAGACACACCTTCGGATCGCGACCTACAACCTGCAGAAATGCGTCGGGCTGGACCTGCGCCGCAATCCGCGCCGCACGCTGGAAGTGCTGGAGGATACCGAGGCCGATATCGTCGTCCTGCAAGAGGCCGACAAGCGGTTGGCGCCGCGTCCCACGGCCCTGCCCCACGACATGATCGCCGCCGAAGGATGGGAGATCCTGCCCTTCGGTGTGCCCGGTGGTTCCATCGGCTGGCACGGCAATGCGATGCTGATGCGTCCCGGCGTGACGGTGATCGAAACATCGAAACTGGATCTGCCGGGGATCGAGCCGCGCGGTGCCATTCGCGCCGATCTCGACACCGCCATCGGGCGCTTGCGGATCGTGGGGGTGCATCTTGGGCTTGTGCCCCGGTCGCGCCGTCAGCAATGCGCCGCCATCCGCCGGATGCTGGAACGCCTGCCCCCTTGTCCAACCCTGATCGCGGGCGATTTCAACGAATGGGGGCCGGGCCATGACCTGGATGCGGAACTGCATCCGGTGCAACTGCTGCCCGGCGTGGCGAGTTATCCCGCGATCCGCCCTGTGGCCGCACTGGACCGCTTCGGAGTGACAGCGGATCTGGACGCGGGCCCGGTGCGCCCGCACCTGGCCCAGCCTGCCCGCATCGCCTCGGATCACCTGCCGGTGACGGTCGACCTGACGGCCACCCGGCCGGGCTGA
- a CDS encoding nucleoside hydrolase translates to MPRKIIIDTDPGQDDAVAILLALASPEEIDVLGITAVAGNVPLSLTARNARIICELAGRPEVKVFAGCDRPMIRPLVTAEHVHGQTGLNGPVLPDPTMPLQDQHGVDFIIETLRREDAGTVTLCVLGPLTNIAMAFKMAPDIVEKVEEIVLMGGAYFEVGNITPAAEFNIYVDPDAAAVVFGAGVPLVVMPLDVTHKALVTRARIEAFRSLGNASGIAVAEMTDFFERFDKEKYGSDGAPLHDPCVTAYLLQPDLFQGRQINVEIETGSELTLGMTVADWWGVSGRKDNALFVGNLDADGFFALLTERIARLP, encoded by the coding sequence ATGCCACGCAAGATCATCATCGATACGGATCCCGGACAGGACGATGCCGTTGCCATCCTGCTGGCCCTCGCCAGCCCGGAAGAGATCGATGTGCTGGGCATCACCGCCGTTGCCGGCAACGTGCCGCTAAGCCTTACGGCGCGTAATGCACGGATCATCTGCGAGCTGGCCGGGCGCCCCGAGGTAAAGGTCTTTGCCGGGTGCGACCGCCCGATGATCCGCCCGCTGGTAACGGCCGAGCATGTGCATGGCCAGACCGGGTTGAACGGCCCCGTGCTGCCCGATCCCACCATGCCGCTGCAGGATCAGCACGGCGTCGACTTCATCATCGAGACGCTGCGCCGCGAAGACGCGGGCACGGTGACGCTTTGCGTACTGGGGCCGCTGACCAATATCGCCATGGCCTTCAAGATGGCGCCGGATATCGTTGAGAAGGTTGAGGAAATCGTCCTTATGGGCGGGGCCTATTTCGAGGTGGGCAACATCACCCCGGCGGCCGAATTCAACATCTATGTCGACCCCGATGCCGCCGCCGTGGTCTTTGGCGCCGGTGTGCCGCTGGTGGTCATGCCGCTGGACGTGACACACAAGGCGCTGGTGACACGCGCCCGGATCGAGGCCTTCCGCAGCCTCGGCAATGCCAGCGGCATCGCGGTGGCCGAGATGACCGATTTCTTCGAACGCTTCGACAAGGAGAAATACGGCTCGGACGGCGCACCGCTGCATGACCCCTGCGTCACGGCCTACCTGTTGCAGCCCGACTTGTTCCAGGGCCGCCAGATCAATGTCGAGATCGAGACCGGATCAGAGCTGACCCTCGGTATGACCGTCGCCGATTGGTGGGGTGTCTCCGGGCGCAAGGACAATGCGCTTTTCGTGGGCAACCTCGACGCGGACGGGTTCTTTGCGCTGCTGACCGAACGCATCGCCCGGCTACCTTGA
- a CDS encoding DMT family transporter yields the protein MTARSDILRAVFWMSGAIVSFLAMSLAGRSLGTRLDTFEIMTWRSLTGMAIMITVLTLRRRWGLITFDRFGLHIARNLAHFTGQNLWFFAVTLIPLAQLFALEFSSPIWVLILSALLLGEKLTRNRVLAALLGFCGILLVTRPGSEPLSPGIIAAASTAIFFALTTVSTKRLTRDVHPLAIVFWMTVTQSVFGLVTAGYDGDMAMPTAETLPLLLLVGCSGLLAHFCVTTALSLAPATVIMPIDFTRLPLAAIIGALFLAEPLNIWVLMGAVVIFAGNYLNIRGETRARPPVDSA from the coding sequence ATGACTGCCCGATCCGACATCCTGCGCGCTGTCTTCTGGATGAGCGGCGCCATCGTTTCGTTTCTGGCGATGTCTCTGGCCGGACGCAGCCTCGGCACGAGGCTCGATACCTTCGAGATCATGACCTGGCGCAGCCTGACCGGAATGGCGATCATGATCACGGTGCTGACCCTGCGCCGCCGCTGGGGTCTGATCACCTTTGACCGCTTCGGCCTGCACATCGCGCGCAACCTGGCTCATTTCACCGGCCAGAACCTGTGGTTCTTTGCGGTCACGCTGATCCCGCTGGCGCAATTGTTCGCCTTGGAGTTTTCCTCGCCCATCTGGGTGCTGATCCTGTCGGCGTTGCTTCTGGGCGAAAAGCTGACCCGCAACCGGGTCCTCGCGGCGCTGCTGGGGTTCTGCGGCATCCTGCTGGTCACCCGACCGGGGTCAGAGCCGCTGTCACCGGGGATCATCGCCGCGGCCTCGACCGCGATCTTCTTTGCGCTGACAACCGTCTCGACCAAGCGGCTGACCCGCGACGTGCACCCCCTGGCAATCGTCTTCTGGATGACCGTGACGCAATCGGTCTTCGGCCTTGTCACGGCCGGGTACGACGGCGACATGGCAATGCCGACCGCAGAAACCCTGCCCCTGCTTCTGCTCGTCGGCTGCTCGGGCCTGCTGGCGCATTTCTGCGTCACCACGGCGCTGTCGCTTGCGCCAGCGACGGTTATCATGCCGATCGATTTCACCCGCCTGCCCCTGGCAGCGATCATCGGGGCACTGTTCCTGGCCGAGCCGCTGAACATCTGGGTGCTGATGGGGGCCGTGGTGATCTTTGCGGGAAACTACCTCAACATCCGCGGGGAAACCCGGGCGCGGCCGCCGGTCGATTCGGCCTGA
- a CDS encoding OmpP1/FadL family transporter gives MNHVAAFAAAGIGVGIVAGLGATPAQAGGIERTTQSAMPLFEEGNKFTLSYGYAWPQVSGTTYAVGPFGAAGTGNVANNFALPGFSLKMDLDDRFALALIYDRPFGADVFYDLSNPVLGGTSAVSDTSALTALGKYKVTDNVSLFGGLRIQQSNGDITLQGAAYSTLSGYSVSLQDDTAYGYVLGAAYEIPDIAFRLALTYNSAIEHDFDTVENINPTVTTTTQTKTPSSWNLEFQTGIAEDTLLMASVRYVEHSEFVVKPASFYGLTGRSLVNLEDTTTYRIGVGRRFSDRIAGSAMLVYEPEGDPMVSPLAPKTGMTGIQLGMSYLVSDQVEISGGISYLMLGDATPQTGGSARADFADNSITAVGLKVTYSF, from the coding sequence ATGAACCACGTCGCAGCATTTGCCGCGGCCGGGATCGGAGTCGGCATCGTTGCCGGACTTGGCGCCACCCCGGCGCAGGCCGGCGGGATCGAACGCACGACCCAATCCGCCATGCCCCTTTTCGAAGAAGGCAACAAGTTCACGCTCAGCTACGGGTATGCCTGGCCCCAGGTCAGCGGGACCACCTATGCGGTCGGACCCTTCGGGGCGGCCGGCACCGGAAATGTGGCAAACAACTTTGCCCTGCCCGGCTTTTCGTTGAAGATGGACCTGGACGACCGCTTTGCCCTGGCGCTGATCTACGACCGCCCCTTCGGCGCGGATGTCTTCTATGACCTGTCCAACCCGGTCCTCGGCGGCACCAGCGCAGTATCGGACACAAGCGCGCTGACCGCGCTCGGGAAATACAAGGTCACCGACAATGTCAGCCTGTTCGGCGGCCTGCGGATCCAGCAATCCAATGGCGACATCACCCTGCAGGGGGCGGCCTACAGTACGCTTTCGGGCTATTCCGTCTCGCTGCAGGACGATACCGCCTATGGCTATGTGCTGGGCGCGGCCTACGAGATCCCCGACATCGCCTTCCGCCTGGCGCTGACCTACAATTCCGCCATCGAGCATGATTTCGACACGGTCGAGAACATCAACCCCACCGTCACCACCACGACGCAGACCAAGACGCCCAGTTCCTGGAACCTGGAATTCCAGACCGGGATCGCCGAGGACACGCTGCTGATGGCCTCGGTCCGCTATGTCGAGCATTCCGAATTCGTCGTCAAACCGGCCAGCTTCTATGGCCTGACCGGGCGCAGCCTGGTGAACCTGGAAGACACCACGACCTACCGGATCGGCGTCGGACGGCGGTTTTCGGATCGGATCGCGGGCTCCGCGATGCTGGTCTATGAACCCGAGGGCGATCCCATGGTGTCGCCCCTGGCACCCAAGACCGGCATGACGGGTATCCAGCTGGGCATGTCCTACCTGGTCAGCGATCAGGTCGAGATCTCGGGGGGCATCAGCTATCTCATGCTCGGGGATGCCACGCCGCAGACCGGCGGCAGCGCACGCGCCGATTTCGCCGACAATTCGATCACGGCCGTCGGGCTGAAGGTCACCTACAGCTTCTGA